The genomic segment GTAAAAAGAAATGCTGGACCTATATGAAGTATGGGGTGAGTGACAGGTCTGCTGTAATGACAATAACACAACCAAATCAATAGCGGATGTGGCTGTTCCCCTCAACCAGGCCTCTTGAAGTTAAATCCGTTGAATTAAAGCTGAAGGAAAGTAACTTTCCATATGATTTTGTTCCTTTCCTCACAAATTAACTTCTGCGGCTGCTATTTTTGTGTGAAATGGCAGTAGACTGTGACTGCTTATCTGTCGTTCCCTGCAATGGCAGTTCATTCAGAGTTCAGTACGCCACTTACCAGTTGGCATAATACTCAGACGGATCACTCTGAAGTGGCGGATTAAATTTACATAAAGATTTcatgagcaaaatgtgtaaTCACTTGGCTGTTACTCACTGCAAGTCGCTTTGGAAAAGCAGCCACCATATCTGATATGAAAGTCATTCATTGGACTGACCACAGCAACAAACAGTGATTCAagaactatccatccatctattccctatacaccgctttatcctcattagggtcgtggggggtgctggagcctatctcagctgactcggacgaaagcagaggacaccctggacaggtcgccagtccgtcgcagggctacatatacagacaaacaatcacactctcattcacacctacgggcaatttagaataatcaattaacctcagcatatttttggactgtgggaggaagccggagtacccggagaaaacccacgcatgcacagggagaacatgcaaactccatgcagaaagatcccaggcccaggatTCAAGAACTAGTGTGTTGTAAATTTCCAGTCTTCCAGTCTTGGCAGAGTGACAGTTTGGATTGAGGTAGTAACTTCAattaaaatccaaacaaatGGTGAACTGTAGACTGAGCTAATAAAGCATATGGCCTCATATTTATTTATCCATAGTTTGCACAATGATAACACCTTGTGGCTTATTGATTCATACAGTGCACCTGACTTGAGGATTAGACTGGTTagttctgtctgtgtttggaaAGCAGggaaacattctttttttttttttttttttgtcctgtccggcaacagagcaggcagaatggggatctggctgctgcattgtgccagacaagtttgcttttccaaggggagtttataagtataagactccccttgatactgtacagtaatttatttagtttgaatacttgttgattagttaaatatacataaatttggCGGACCTGACAGGGAaaaggcaggaagagagaaacgagaaaagaggaagaaaaaaacaacaacaagggggatagtgaagagaaaaggaagagtgcaagaatacaattatctttcaattgaaaccgacacaagCTGACAACAAGCTgacaacaagctagtacaccttaacaaagacacaccggaacgcatcctatgggttttgttaggaaacacagctagtaattattcagatcatctatgtgaaacaaacaaactgaggaaacatgtcttttgatattctggcaccaggacaaacttaacaccccacaagacaacatggttgctatgtccacatgcagagtacggtgcaattgtgactgtgatcatgcaactatgacctctgacctccgtgaaggccagaagcgggcccgagagcccacaagacccaggcgacccggcagcaatcccagagtagagatccgagccaccaaaccacgaggatGACCACGGATCGGCCCGGAAGGGGacagagggagaacccggccaggacGTCCAGCggggccgggccccaggcgaccaagacCGGCGGCCGCCGACCCAGCACAGGACCTTGGGCCCCAGGCATCCAAGAGGCAACCCCCGCCCCCTCAGGCAAAGGGTCAACATCGCCAGGGGAACCGgccaccccagacggccacccGGCATGGGCCTGCATTGGACTGCATCTGCCTGTCTCGTTCTCCTTTCCTGAGCTCTTATGCAAAGCCTAACGCTAATTTTCCGATCAAAGATAACTGTATCagtaaaatgtaagaaaaggGAAAATTATTTGTCCTCAACAAACTGAGACAATGGAAATATTTTCTGAAGCTACAAATATCCTTACAAAACTATGTATGGGCGAAGTCCTTTTGCATATCTGTCAACAGACGTTTCAGTATAAAGTACTGAGACTTTTTTCACTGTATTGCATTGtaagtttaatatttaatatggaatatttctctttttcccACTCAGTCTGAACCCAATAACTCCTGAGGCAAAATATATTAATGTGTCTGTATACCCATATATTCTGAATATATGTCAGTATTGTATGGTAATGCTGCCACACTAACATACTGGCAGGGACTTCAGGAGGCATTTCTCTGCTAAGAACAATTAGATTAATTCCTCAGACACGGAGGGAAACCTGATCTTGTTCCTGTGTTTTCCTTTGCCATATGTATTCTAGTGTAGCTCCTGTCCAGACCACTGACCTGGATCCCAGAGAGGAAGTGAGCTGGTGTTTTAATGACTGCAGCAGATGTGAACATACCGTGATACACTGGAGACATCTTCTGCTTCTAGCTCCAGTCGAGAGCACGTCGGAGCCTGTGCTGAATTAACACAGTGACTCTCAATTCTTTTAGTAAGGTGAGAGGAGCagagaacaaaaatgtcatttaaaaatatatgctTATGTTCTGTCTCGATATAGGCATAAGGACAGATGATCTGACTATAAGTTGGACCAAACCGACTTTGTTACGTCCTCGTGGTCCCTTATTCAACTGCATACCTCAGACAGGGATTGCCCTCCTTTCTCCTCTTGCCTTGTTTATGCCCCCTAGTGGTGGGAGCAGTAGATGTTAGTATTTGTCATTCAGCTTCTCTGTCCAGTCATTGAACTCTTTGATCCAAAGCAGTCTGTCTGGCCAATAACTGGCCTACGTAGATTTCTTTCTGTTCCACTGTTCAGTGAAATATCCCCTTGGTCAGACTTCAAGTCCTCAATTGAAGTAATTGCTGAGTTCCCATGACTCTTGCTCTGTAGATATATTAAATTTGTTTGTCATATGGAGACTCTTGTGTGGAGTTTCTACAAATGTCTACATTTGTAGCCCCACTATTGGTGAGGCTCCGAAAAGACAAGGTTAGTGAGGTGTTTGCTTAGTTTAGTGCAGgagtcggcaacctttaacactcaaagagccatttcgacccgtttcccacagaaaagaaaacaccgggagccgcaaaatccttttggcatttaaaatgaagacaacactgcatatatcgcttttttttacttctatgcccttgttaatcagtcgtgattaattaattacaaagcctctaattagattcattttttaaattgtgtccttccactaatatttatcttacctggttcatgtcatttttgctcctggacctcaaatgttacataatgttagctggaactcaatattttgcgaatgtctatttgacttgtaaaatctatttatctatttatcttaagctaataacttttctccggtaagtcgctgccctgttttccaagacgttactcctctgactctctgacctgctgccgtgttcttgcgtgtaacgtgtattaccctatcatgagtacttttgactcaaagacaagacgtgtctttcttggagtggagctttaatatacaggcttgccattcttgagtacaaaacgatgtgaaactacatgcgttgcttctccatctcctccggatcaaccttgcgctctcatgtcccagccaggggaaaaccccagcagcacatccggtgaagtgacacgtcaaaataagagcggtaatttcacaataaaactctatattaaaatgcattgaaacgcgcctgaaaggcagaacaatttattttccaaagttacagggagccacaacagagggctgaaagagccgcatgcggctccggagccgcgggttgccgacccctggtttaGTGGATATTTGATTGTACTAATTTACCTATCATAATGAGTATATTTGGCTGCATGTGGCGCTGAAACTATATCTCCATTAGTCAATCAGTtgagcaacacaaaaaataattgacaactattttgataactgattctttaaaaatattttctatgcAAACTGCCAAAAATTAACTAGTTTTGGCTTCTGAGTTGAGACTatctacttgtttttttttttttttttaaagtcttccAACAAAATGAACTGGATATGTTGGATTCCACTATCAGAAGATGCTTACTTGGAGTCTGGGACACTGATGAAGGAAATTAATTATGGGGAGAAAGTAGTTGCAAGGTGTTCCAAGACTTACAAAACTTAAAATTTGAATTGCATCTAAGAAAACTTGATGATTAGATCATTTTTccaatgaacaaaaaaaaagacaaatgctgTCATCACTGTCTTAGTTCACTACTGTTAACATTCCATGTTAATATGAACACATCACTACAGGTAGTGGAGGTATGCTTTCAGTGCTGCTTGTTTGTAAGCATGATTATTCAAAACCAAGCTAGAAAAATCATGAGATATGGCACTGACTTTAGTTTTTGCTTTTAGTTTTCTACTTTAAACggtaaaacaacagtaaaattGCACTATGATAATTAAACTGCAACTAATTCACGGATAATTTGTGCAGAACTCTGAGCGAGGATCTATGTGGATTACGTTCAACTTTGTTTCATTATATAACTAGTTGCAGCTCTGCAATAAACATGCATTTATACTGTAAGTGAATGAATATAAATAGTGTGAATACACTTTTCATTTAGATAGCCTTTGGTATAATTGTGACATAATTACTTGTTTACttctacacattttttttcatacatttgGCTCAAACATCTGACAGATAAACTCAAACTTTCTACAATAGGAAACAATGATGTAGGTAactatttggatttttttgtatatCAGTTTATTTCCAGTATCAGTGAATGTGAAGGttttttttgataaatctgATTAATAATGTCATGCATTTAAATAACAGTGAAATCACGTGGCAGTCACAGTTTTATCTGCAGGGGCATTTTACCATACTGTAGCTTAGCAGAACACGTAGCACCACCCTGTGTGTACAGAGAATATTGCACCAAGAAATTGAAGGAAACGTTCAAAATTAAgcaatgattttatttttagcttcatgcatgaaaaacacaaaaccacttGTAGATATTAGAAAGTAGCAGCGAAGCATTCACATCTTCACTGTTATCAAATTTCAAGAAGGCTATAGTTAGTCTTACAGTTTCCTTATGATTATTTTGTAGAAATGGTAGGAAAATTTACACTTTGTGTTGCATAACTTACCAAATTATCACAAATTAACTTAAATGAGAAACTTTGCactcatgtttaaaaaatatatattttagcaATTCAAGCATAATGGGtgtctgctgtcacacaaaaacTCTATAGTGCACACAATCTGTGGTGTTTAAGTGTAAAATAATGAGAACAAttaaatacacaacagaaacaaatgaaAGGAAGTCATGATCATTTCAAACCTCAGGAATAGGAGTAAACTCATGACACAAGTTACAGATGCAAAGTGGATCAAAATTGCACACATAATACAGTAAATGACACCACAgtccacaaaaacagaacagccTCATTAAAGGGAACAAAGCTGCTCCCAGGTCAGAAAGTATTCTTGCTTTAGCATGTTCTAAAGCAACCCAGAAAGAAAGTTCATACTTAATTGCATTTACACATAGCTCTACTGTATAGCCCACTGTAATGCTCctgtttttatcattaaaaatatTATCCCTTTAACaaagttatttttattcttgaatggaaaataaagattttaatcGTTCAGTAAAATATGAATGTAACACAGTAGTCACATTTGCCTTTAAATCACACAGCAGAATTATAAATGTAAGACTTATACTCCCACTACTCAATAAACTGAAAGTACCAAACTCTGAGCCAAAAAACGAAAAACGAACCAATGACATGAGATAATAAGTCATCTATATTGCACTATACAATATCAAGAACCATGAAtcatgaaagagaaaaaagaggcaGCTTGAAGGAAGGAATGAAAAAAGGGCAGAAAGAAGTGGTTAGGTACTGCTCAGTGGTTTAGTTTTCACTGTCGAAAAAGTAAGATATTTCTTACACCttattgactgtaaaattatttaaaagtgGTGTAGAGTAGGAGGGCGTGTTAGCAGATGCAGCATTCCCACTGTACTCAAACAACATTCATGTTCCTTACAGTTGATATGAATCAGGCTAAagttaaccttgccagcaagttgatttctcgcgatatttgtgagttcacaaatctctcaagaaaccatcttgctccgctcccgcattcactgttcgtacagagccaagttggcacgggccaatcacgcagcagtatttgtgtgtggggcgggatatccgggtgtgaagacgacaccaaacgccagtagatcaaaacaaacatggcaacggaggacaacgatcgtgtagatgctgctgttAAGtgagttttagctgaatctcctatcgcttctttgaaggaagaacaaagagaggcgctttgcgcatttctggatggtaaagatgtttgtgcttttttacctacgggttttggtaagagtttaatctaccaattggctccgctcgttgtgaagatcccgcgattgactaaaaacaaacctgtcagaggcgggacatactgttgcaatGTCCAATCCGTACCTCTTTCCTCTGAACGGATTTACacggagcggtcccagattgatattgtggagtactatcaagtactacacaattattaatctggctattgccaggttagctAAAGTGCATCAGAACTAAAACTACTGATTCCAGTAATGTTAGTATTGGAGAAATAATGTGGTGGGAAAACCTtccagtaaataaatgaataataaatctCTCATATCTGTGTGTTCTGTTTGCACCAGATTGGGAAAAGACGGTGAACCTCGAGGCAAATTCTGCAAAATTCAGGCAGGTAAGATTGCTTTGTTAACCGGTAACAGGCCATCAGATGGAGGTTTTATTGCAAAATGTCTATTCTAAGCTTATGTGACATGTAAAAGGTGGAAGAGAATGTAAAAATGGATCATGAGCCACTTTGACTAGTTTGAGAAATATTATGCCATTGCCACTGAGCAAAGATCTCCTAGTGTGGAGGTCTGCCTAGTCACTCCCTGTGACCTCAGTCTCAGCAGAATCTGATGCATGTGCTCTTCTGCTTGCCTTACTGGTAGACCTGCACATGCCCATGCAAGGAGGTGGTGTTTCCCCCACAGTCCACATACTGGTACATCTCTTGGGAGACCTGCTCTGCGTGGCCAAAGTACGATGTTGTCACGGTCACCCTGAAAAGCAAATGAAAACGTAAATATCTTCAAACAACAAGGTGGTTTCAGTGAAGTTGTTGGTGAAAAGGTTGCCAGGAGTAAATCTTGCAGTGGCGTGAAAAATCTTACTGATTAaggctacgtttatacgaggaccatcttaacagaaaatgcaaaagtggcgtcttgtcatttcacgttgtttagacgagcggttttgaaggaaatctgagtatatacggtgactctatagtgtgtggaattcgattggatatgcatgccaggcagctgggtggcgctgtgataaaactccgccatgtctaaacgcatgcgtactatctccttttttggatctccgccgcggtaaatgttcatgaatggaatctgtacagattctgcacgtttgttggtacgactcctgtagtgtacatagagctgccagatttgcttgaaggtacgaaggatggaaataatcacacatctttgtttacttccttgtaccggccggcaaaccaaagcaccggcgcacgtatgtgacgtaatcgcgtacgcgacgtggtcagatctcggcaaagttttgcgttttgctgtttagacggaaatgTAACGAcggagagttttcaacttttccactctggaggccggtttcaaatttttgcgtttttaaacccccaaaacgccgtcctcgtataaacgatagggtgttttgttgaaatattttgacgtttttacctgcaagcgtcctcgtgtaaacggcccctaagcTGATGAGAAATGCTAATTTTTAAACAGGTTAAACCTCCCAAGTCCCAGTGGATTATAGTGCTCTGGGGCTGAACCTTTTGGTTGACTTGAATCTAAATGAGTCGGTCTCTTGAAAAACAGGTGGTGACTGtgagtaaatatttaaaatggtaacaaacaaacagatactGAAATATATTCCAACATACCTGAATGTAATTAAATATGTATCTGACATGTAGAAACGGCAGCTGTGGCTCTCTTTGGCGCATCTTATTTAGTTACAAATCATTAAGCCATTAAGATTAAATTATTCATGTATGACAAAGCTTTAACTGACAAAATGTGACTCGTGAAATGGGCATGACACGATCAGTGAGAGAGATGTTTCGCTCTGTTGAAGTTGTTGGAACTGCACAAACTGTCTACTCATGGTTCTGCTGCAGCATTAAGGATTTACCCTTCTTTTTCCTCATTAACCATCTTTGGCAGacaacacagagatgcaaacCCAACAACAGCAGTTAGTAGGATTCTGGTTATTTAGCGACAGCTGAACAACAGTGAAAATGACGACCGGTGCCAGATAAAACAAATGGACACTGCCTAGCTGTTTTTTACACTGATCTTTTCTAATGAGAAAGACTCTGTTCTCATACTTGGCAGAGAACAGAGTCAATCACCTGTGTGACCAAATAAATTTCACTCTCAATTTGCTCACAATGCAGAGCCCAGCAGTCATTAAGGAGCGCCGTGCCCTAACACTGAGGCggaaatgaggcacaaaatgaagtAATGATGGACTCAAACTTTGGTCGGCTTTATTTTACCAGTACTGGCTCATTTAATTTTGAGCTCACTGTAAGTGGTACTGATTAGTTGGAATACAGAACAATTGTAATGATGTAATGCATATAATGGCatctttaaatgaaataatttaGCTGTAGTTGGTGTCTTTCCTGTTTGCTGGTAAAGCCAGCTTTTTTTTCCTATATATTTCCATATATTACGGTACAGACTAAAGAGATTTCTAAAATAACAGCCTTTTGACCTTGCTTGTTAAATGCACCAAGTGAAGTCTGGGAACGACATTCATAAGTGGCCTTTCTGGAATTACGGTCTACACACGtagacaaaattgttggtacccctcagttaaagaaggaaaaacccacaattctcactgaaatcacttgaaactcacaaaagtaacaataaataaaaatgtattgaaaattaaataatcaaaatcagccatcacttttgaattgttgattaacataattatttaaaaaaacaaactaatgaaatatggctggacaaaaatgatggtacccataacttcatattttgttgcacaaccttttgaggcaatcactgcaattaaacggtttctgtatttgtcaatgagcgttctgcagctgtcaacaggtattttggcccactcctcatgagcaaacagctccagttgtctcaggtttgatgggtgtcttctccaaatggcatgtttcggctccttccacatatgttcaatgggattcagatctgggctcgtagaaggccactttagaatagtccaacgcttttctctcagccattcttgggtgtttttggctgtgtgttttggatcgttgtcctgttggaagacccatgacctgcgactgagaccaagctttctgacactaggcagcacatttctctccagaatgccttgatagtcttcagatttcatcgtaccttgcacactttcaagacaccctgtgccagatgcagcaaagcagccccaaaacattactgagcctcctccatgtttcaccgtagggacagtgttcttttctttgtatgcttggtttttgagtctatgaacatagagttgatgtgccttaccaaaaagctccagtttggtctcatctgtccaaaggacattctcccagaagctttgtggcttgtcaacatgcatttttgcaaattccagtctggctttttatgagtttttttcagcagtggtgtcctccttggtcgtctcccatgaagtccactttggctcaaacaacgacgaatggtgcgatctgacactgacgtaccttggccttggagttcacctttaatttctttggaggttgctctgggctctttggatacaattcgaacgatccgtctcttcaatttgtcatcaattttcctcttgcggccacgtccagggaggttggctactgtcccgtgggtcttgaacttctgaataatatgagccactgttgtcacaggaacttcaagctgtttagagatggtcttatagcctttacttttaagatgtttgtctatcattttttttcggatgtcctgggacaattctctccttcgctttctgttgtccatgttcagtgtggtacacaccttttcaccaaacagcagggtgactacttgtctccctttaaataggcagactgactgattatgagtttggaaacacccgtgatgtcaattaaatgacacacctgagttaatcatgtcactctggtcaaatagttttcaatcttttatagaggtaccatcatttttgtccaggcctgtttcattagtttgtttttttaaataattatgttaatcaacaattcaaaagtaatggctgtttttgattatttaattttcaataaatttttatttattgttacttttgtgtgtttcaagtgatttcagtgagaattgtgggtttttccttctttaactgaggggtaccaacaattttgtccacgtgtgtagatgtcAAACCATTCAATTAAGGCACTGGCTGCTGCTTTAGCTTCTCATTTTCCCTGGATTTCAGTCTAAAGATGGTTGGCCAGAAACCATCCATTTGGCTTTGACTAACTTGGACTAAGTGAACTAATGTTTGCTCAATCTGCTTGCATGTTAGCATTGACGTGTAAATGAGCAAGGCACCCAGAGGCCTTGGTTTCTCCTGCTGCTTTGAGAACTACTCCACAGCAAAAGGCTGCGTTTGTTCTGGGCAGCTCTTCAAGAATGCGTGGGTGAAGCTATGCGAGTGTGGAGGAGGGAAATGTTgaggaaataaaatacaaaaaaacagcctGATGCGATCACGTCTCTCAGgataaataaaaagctaaaaaatgtgtaaatatgcaATGATGTTAGCATATAGGTGCAAAACAAACATCACTTTTAAGCACTCAACATGAAACCATACTTACTGCATCATGACCACTATGTTGTGAACTTTGATGGTGGGCAAGGTGCAGTAGTCACTGTAAGAAAAACAAGTGATTTAAGATTAGAAATTTTAATGATCCAACTGTAAATAGTTCATTTAGAGGATTTCTAGTTAGATACGTACAACATATAGCTCATCTCATCGGCAATGGTTGTGGGAACTGTGTAGTCGATCTGTAATGAACACAATATATAACATATTTCAGGAATAAACCGTATTAGAAATGAACATAGTGCTCATTAATGCGAAATAcaatttaatctaattttttGTAATGTCATGGGACTTAAAGACAATTAGACTTTAGTTGTGGTTGAAAACATTTGTTTGAAAGCTGGATTTTGTAGAAACATACTGTAGCTAGTATGTTTAGTAAGCAGTCCCATGTCACATCCTTTAATTAAGCTGGATATTATTCATTTGTATTGTGATGATCTGTGTAACGATAAGCTATTTTGTAGGCTGTGTAAGTTTCTAAAGTAGATTTGAACTGGTCTCAATTTTTTCTTACTAGCAATGAATGTGTAACAGGTTGGAGTCCTGTGAGTCGTGTTGTCTTCTTTGTGTGTGCTTGAACCTACCTGCTGTTCATCCAGTGGTATGATCACTGTGCTGTTGCTAAACTTGGCCTTGCCTATCACCGTCTTAGAGAACTGCACTTGTGCTGTGATGTTAGTCACAGATATGGCGTAGTAGTTATTATTGGTGATGTTCAGAGTGTTCTGGAGAGAAGAAGATAAAGGGTGTGAGATGGGTCGaccttcatgtctttttttataCCAATTATTAGTTATTATGGAGACCGATAACCACTATAGATCTccagtaaaaattaaaatcttgCAGACAACAAGGTGACTATATATGGAGAGGAGGCTGTATCTGAACCAaagtaacacattttaaaatgtattcatttaatGCTGCAGTAGCTGATTTTTCGCCCCCTCTAGGAGCAATGAAAGCAAGCTGGATTGCTCTTCTGTTTCACCAGTTTGCTAATTCTGTCTGCGTTGGTGCTTTttactgagaaaaaaacaaacacaaaacaaaaacctaccactgccaaaaacagcacTGAGATCAGTGGGACTGAACCAAATGCGATAAAGTGGACCTAGACCTAGTTGGAAATTCAGGTGATAATTCTGTGTGTTCACCACTATCAGCACCTTCTTTCATGTACAAATAGTCATGTGATATTGCATAGCTGCTGTAAGACTCTTTGTggtgtttgcagtgtgttttcCACAATAAGAAACTCCTTTTACGTACAAATGGCTGTTTGATAGTCTATAGCTGCTGTAAGTCTGTGTATTTACAGGGTGTTGAGTTTCATCTTAAGTATGGAGGGTTGTTTGTCTACACAAGCTTACTGTAATGTTGAGATAGACAATTCTTTTGTCCTGATCATAGGAGACATAGGCAGATTTCACTCCCACGTAGGAGACATCAATGGAGCGAGGGAATAGGAAGAAAACAGCCagtccagacagcagcaggCAGAGAGCCACTGATATCGTGACATACAGCTTtctggaggaggaaaagagaagTGAGACTCTGAAACCAGCTGATGACTTCAAAGTCTACCACGCTGCTCtgtgttcatttcatttcatcacaCAGAAAGCTAACACAGTTAATCTATAAAAAGCACACAGAGTGCAGACTCACGTCCTGCTTGGTCTGAGCCTTTGGTCGCTGTATGGAATCAGAGCCACAAGCTGGTTCTCTTGACCTGTTGAATGGTTTTGAAAAAGGAAACGGTCCTGTTACTGTTGGATTGAGTAAGGAACATGTAAGGTTTGCACTATGCACAAGTACATAAGCCCTATCTGAAAATTGagttttcaaatttaaaatcagttttattgttgaCTGGTTTATTCAGCCTTCAACAATACGGGTCTATTTCAACCTCTGCATTTACAAGGCAGGTCCTGTTAGTACAGAGTGGCTTGACCAGATCCCTGATTTGTAAAACTGGTACagcaaaaggaagaaaatagaTTGTTTGAGTTGTTTGATCTGCATAAAGTGGCCAGTGTGTCTAGTCACTTCTTCTACAAACTACAAGGATTTAAGTGCACCAACCTTTCATGAAACACCCTAACAAAACCCTGAAATATTTGAAActtgattttgcattttgttatCTTTATAAAGAAGGCAGTATGGCCTGCCATATGCATTTTCTTATGTTCACTATC from the Acanthochromis polyacanthus isolate Apoly-LR-REF ecotype Palm Island chromosome 12, KAUST_Apoly_ChrSc, whole genome shotgun sequence genome contains:
- the tmem106ba gene encoding transmembrane protein 106Ba, which encodes MGKSQSHLAKHKDESQDALTAAGEYRDSQTEEDGKNGDVSQFPYVEFTGRDSVTCPTCQGTGRIPRGQENQLVALIPYSDQRLRPSRTKLYVTISVALCLLLSGLAVFFLFPRSIDVSYVGVKSAYVSYDQDKRIVYLNITNTLNITNNNYYAISVTNITAQVQFSKTVIGKAKFSNSTVIIPLDEQQIDYTVPTTIADEMSYMFDYCTLPTIKVHNIVVMMQVTVTTSYFGHAEQVSQEMYQYVDCGGNTTSLHGHVQVYQ